The following proteins are co-located in the Paenibacillus sp. FSL H8-0079 genome:
- a CDS encoding class I SAM-dependent methyltransferase produces the protein MKNKIDYADFYERVGRTNGWNFSSLNVVSENIGWNFYEEVVRHTKSSDLLLDIGTGGGEAILSIAKEALLLVGIDLAQGMIDTAQRNLLAAGAHPNVRFLYMDAETLAFPDYFFQVVSSRHSRFSASEVFRVLAEGGIFLTQQVSEHDKSNISEAFGRGQSLGIQPGTLMERYKHELQKAGFKDIQAREYNVVEHYATPEDLMFLLTHAPIIPDFGKVDTDFERFQQFVKENHDEKGIRTNSARFMITARK, from the coding sequence ATGAAAAACAAAATAGATTACGCTGACTTTTATGAACGAGTAGGCCGGACGAATGGCTGGAACTTCAGCTCTCTGAATGTTGTCTCAGAGAACATCGGATGGAACTTCTATGAGGAAGTTGTTCGCCATACAAAATCATCCGACTTGTTGCTGGATATTGGGACGGGTGGTGGAGAAGCTATTCTGTCCATTGCCAAAGAAGCCTTGTTATTGGTGGGAATCGACCTTGCTCAAGGAATGATTGATACCGCACAGCGTAATCTTCTCGCTGCGGGAGCCCATCCCAATGTACGCTTTCTGTATATGGACGCAGAGACACTGGCATTTCCAGATTATTTCTTTCAAGTAGTATCATCCAGACACTCCAGATTCTCTGCTTCAGAAGTCTTCAGAGTGCTCGCTGAGGGCGGGATATTTCTAACCCAGCAGGTCAGTGAACATGATAAATCCAACATTTCAGAAGCTTTTGGCCGTGGACAAAGTCTTGGCATTCAACCTGGCACATTGATGGAACGATACAAGCATGAACTTCAAAAAGCAGGTTTCAAGGACATTCAGGCCCGTGAATATAATGTAGTGGAGCATTACGCTACACCCGAAGATTTGATGTTTCTCCTAACCCATGCACCCATCATTCCTGATTTTGGAAAGGTAGACACTGACTTTGAGCGATTCCAGCAGTTTGTGAAAGAAAATCACGACGAGAAGGGCATTCGTACCAACTCGGCACGCTTCATGATTACTGCTCGGAAATAA